One Deinococcus humi genomic window carries:
- a CDS encoding GGDEF domain-containing protein encodes MPENTLRERRLEATRRRGYLVLCACSVAVHAAIAAGELPQGNWRAALVAVLSAALLPAVLSRSVSAQRLDTLVVWCANIGATYFLWDFYGRGLALGARESLTVTLFFVVWFGLLSLEQAAMRGGLLYAALIALVLGHGLGDPVPLLYTGFLLFLIGQMAVAGRQMQQELSRTALYADLALTDPLTGLPNRRSLEERLANHYGNPAGAGQSSPSVTPIGVLLVDIDLFKTVNDTYGHEVGDRVLVALGKTLRACVRSDDLVARWGGEEFVLLISQGERARLEQLGRHIQRALNDRNRPEGLPHVTVSIGAALSSEAGDALGLLNLADRRLYRAKHAGRNRMNMDELRETGGGVAAPPGETLAAHAPALDLLGSN; translated from the coding sequence ATGCCAGAGAACACCCTGCGCGAACGGAGGCTGGAGGCCACGCGCCGGCGGGGCTATCTGGTGCTGTGCGCGTGTTCGGTGGCTGTTCACGCGGCCATTGCTGCCGGGGAACTGCCGCAGGGCAACTGGCGGGCCGCGCTGGTGGCCGTCCTCAGCGCCGCGCTGTTGCCCGCCGTCCTGAGCCGCAGCGTCTCGGCACAGCGGCTGGACACGCTGGTGGTGTGGTGCGCCAATATCGGGGCCACCTACTTTCTGTGGGATTTCTACGGACGTGGTCTGGCACTGGGGGCTCGGGAGTCACTGACTGTGACCCTGTTTTTCGTGGTCTGGTTTGGCCTGCTGTCTCTGGAGCAGGCCGCAATGCGGGGCGGCCTGCTCTACGCGGCACTGATCGCCCTGGTGCTCGGCCACGGACTGGGCGATCCGGTGCCGCTGCTGTATACCGGATTTCTGCTGTTCCTGATCGGGCAGATGGCGGTCGCCGGACGGCAAATGCAGCAGGAACTGTCCCGCACAGCGCTATACGCGGACCTGGCCCTGACTGACCCACTGACCGGCCTGCCCAACCGTCGCTCGCTGGAAGAGCGGCTTGCGAATCATTACGGCAATCCGGCCGGGGCTGGACAGTCCTCCCCGTCAGTCACGCCCATTGGGGTGTTGCTGGTCGACATCGATCTGTTCAAGACGGTCAACGACACCTACGGCCACGAGGTCGGTGACCGGGTGCTGGTGGCGCTGGGCAAGACCCTGCGCGCCTGTGTCCGCTCCGATGATCTGGTGGCCCGCTGGGGCGGCGAGGAATTCGTGCTGCTGATCTCGCAGGGCGAACGCGCCAGACTGGAGCAACTGGGCAGGCACATTCAGCGGGCACTGAACGATCGAAATCGTCCAGAGGGGCTGCCCCACGTGACCGTCAGCATTGGCGCGGCCCTGTCGAGCGAGGCTGGGGACGCCCTGGGACTGCTGAATCTGGCAGACCGACGCCTGTACCGGGCCAAGCACGCGGGACGCAACCGCATGAACATGGACGAACTGCGGGAAACTGGAGGGGGTGTCGCCGCGCCGCCGGGCGAGACCCTGGCCGCCCACGCTCCAGCGCTGGACCTGCTCGGCTCGAACTAA
- a CDS encoding copper chaperone PCu(A)C codes for MSHLTSRRMLIGATFLTTLGLSALAQHMTHTMPSQSTTAQQSPTHKATGTLPLKAVNATVVAVPPMIKETSIFGTLLNNGKTPVVLNSVQTAVAQHGMLMVTTKSSGGMQGMGMAETLTIPAGGRLVLSDTGDHLMLMKLRRALKVGEQVKVTLSAADGRTFTFKATVKKP; via the coding sequence ATGTCCCACCTAACCTCCCGCCGAATGTTGATCGGCGCGACCTTCCTGACGACCCTGGGCCTGTCAGCACTCGCCCAGCACATGACCCATACCATGCCTTCGCAGAGCACCACGGCGCAGCAATCTCCAACCCATAAAGCCACCGGAACATTGCCTCTGAAGGCGGTGAACGCCACGGTGGTCGCGGTGCCGCCGATGATCAAGGAGACCAGCATCTTCGGCACGCTTCTGAACAACGGCAAGACCCCGGTCGTCCTGAACAGCGTGCAGACCGCTGTGGCCCAGCACGGCATGCTGATGGTCACGACGAAATCGTCCGGCGGCATGCAGGGCATGGGCATGGCCGAAACCCTGACCATCCCCGCCGGGGGCAGACTGGTCCTGAGCGACACGGGCGACCACCTGATGCTGATGAAACTCAGGCGGGCGCTGAAAGTGGGCGAGCAAGTCAAGGTGACCCTGAGCGCCGCGGATGGGCGGACCTTTACTTTCAAAGCCACCGTCAAGAAGCCCTGA
- a CDS encoding SCO family protein: protein MTELPASSGIQGQSAPPQRPWYVSALMAVVAVALLLGAAWLFARVKSPYPFYGTAYNGNTVAAGFTGTDQNGQPYAFVPGQGNKVTALFFGFTHCPNICPLTLAYLDKVKAALPAEERDRFQTVLVSVDPARDTPERLKEYVEYFGKATGVRVPEPRLGQVASNYGVGYQRVEVKGADYQINHTTATYLIDASGKLRVLWDYTQLPQVDRVVADVRQVLETSP, encoded by the coding sequence ATGACCGAACTGCCTGCATCCTCTGGAATCCAGGGTCAGAGCGCACCCCCCCAGCGCCCGTGGTACGTCTCGGCGCTGATGGCCGTGGTGGCTGTGGCGCTGCTGCTGGGCGCGGCCTGGCTCTTTGCACGCGTCAAGAGTCCTTACCCCTTCTACGGCACGGCTTACAACGGCAATACGGTGGCGGCAGGCTTCACTGGCACGGATCAGAACGGTCAGCCCTACGCCTTCGTGCCGGGACAGGGCAACAAGGTCACGGCGCTGTTCTTCGGCTTTACCCACTGTCCCAACATCTGCCCCCTGACGCTGGCGTACCTCGACAAGGTCAAGGCCGCCCTGCCCGCCGAGGAGCGTGACCGCTTTCAGACCGTGCTGGTCAGCGTGGACCCGGCCCGCGACACCCCAGAGCGCCTTAAGGAATACGTGGAGTATTTCGGCAAAGCCACGGGGGTCCGCGTGCCCGAACCCCGACTGGGCCAGGTCGCCAGCAATTACGGCGTGGGCTACCAGCGCGTGGAGGTCAAGGGCGCGGACTACCAGATCAACCACACCACCGCGACGTACCTGATCGACGCCTCCGGCAAGTTGCGCGTGCTGTGGGACTACACGCAGTTGCCCCAGGTGGACCGTGTAGTGGCCGACGTGCGTCAGGTGCTGGAGACTTCACCGTGA
- a CDS encoding cytochrome c oxidase assembly protein, with protein sequence MRTPAPVNLDPTLLDLLIPAPDLLFLIPTLLVAGFYLWRFIISRRTLEDRARWPIWRAVMFGLGIVLLLITTQSRAATLTGSSMALYMGRLMLLAEIVPPLLVLGIPRTVKLDPRGASARILGVLLDPWVALAVWAAVIIFWNVPAGFNASVVTNTAAALLPALYLLSSLLVWSVILRPLPNVQPAGMGSRGGFGLLAAIPMMAVASVWLYAPQVLYTPYVNALCLWNLSPLQNQQLSGWIMMLAGLPALALAFIQLFQWLVELTGGNEATPPT encoded by the coding sequence GTGAGGACCCCTGCCCCCGTCAATCTTGACCCCACGTTGCTCGATCTGCTGATCCCGGCCCCGGATCTGCTGTTCCTGATTCCCACGCTGCTGGTGGCCGGGTTCTACCTGTGGCGCTTCATCATCTCCCGCCGCACCCTGGAAGACCGCGCCCGCTGGCCGATCTGGCGGGCCGTGATGTTCGGTCTGGGCATTGTGCTGCTGCTGATCACCACCCAGAGCCGCGCCGCCACCCTGACGGGCAGCAGCATGGCACTGTACATGGGCCGCCTGATGCTGCTGGCCGAGATCGTGCCGCCGCTGCTGGTGCTGGGCATCCCACGCACCGTGAAGCTCGATCCACGCGGCGCGTCAGCCCGCATCCTGGGCGTTTTGCTCGATCCCTGGGTGGCCCTGGCGGTGTGGGCCGCCGTGATCATCTTCTGGAACGTACCCGCCGGCTTCAACGCCAGCGTGGTGACCAACACCGCCGCCGCGCTCCTGCCCGCGCTGTACCTGCTGAGCAGCCTGCTGGTCTGGAGCGTGATCTTGCGCCCGCTGCCCAATGTGCAGCCTGCCGGAATGGGCTCACGCGGGGGGTTCGGCCTGCTGGCCGCCATTCCCATGATGGCCGTCGCGTCGGTGTGGCTGTACGCGCCACAGGTGCTGTATACGCCCTATGTGAATGCGCTGTGCCTGTGGAACCTCTCGCCGCTGCAAAACCAGCAGCTGTCCGGCTGGATCATGATGCTGGCGGGCCTGCCAGCGCTGGCGCTGGCCTTTATCCAGCTGTTCCAGTGGCTGGTAGAACTGACCGGGGGTAACGAGGCCACGCCGCCCACCTGA
- a CDS encoding alpha/beta fold hydrolase yields the protein MIETDLTLDDGRTLHVYDTGAEGSKNPLTVFWHHGTPNVGAPPQPLFGAARRLNIRWVSHDRPGYGGSSPLPDRNVASAAHDVRQVADALDVGKFAVMGHSGGGPHALACAALLPGRVLGVVSVAAPAPYGVPGLDYFGGMTPSGAASLRAAVAGRLAKEAHEASAPEFDPEMFTPADHAALSGAWNWLNSVVGPAMNNGPGGLIADDLAYVSPWGFNPAQIEAPVLLLHGGQDRVVPPSHGEWLLAHVPTSELWRCPEDGHISVLGSGEAALEWLRARADQAGEMAR from the coding sequence ATGATCGAGACCGATCTGACCCTTGACGATGGCCGTACCCTGCATGTCTACGACACCGGCGCGGAGGGGTCAAAGAACCCGCTGACCGTGTTCTGGCACCACGGCACGCCCAACGTCGGTGCGCCACCGCAGCCACTGTTCGGGGCGGCGCGGCGCCTGAACATCCGCTGGGTGTCGCATGACCGGCCCGGGTACGGCGGCTCGTCTCCACTGCCGGACCGGAACGTGGCCTCCGCAGCTCACGACGTGCGGCAGGTCGCGGACGCGCTGGACGTCGGCAAATTTGCGGTCATGGGTCATTCCGGCGGAGGGCCGCACGCCCTGGCCTGCGCTGCGTTGCTGCCCGGGCGGGTGTTGGGCGTGGTCAGCGTGGCGGCCCCGGCCCCATATGGCGTGCCTGGGCTCGATTACTTCGGCGGCATGACCCCTTCCGGCGCAGCGTCCTTACGCGCAGCTGTGGCAGGCCGTCTGGCGAAAGAGGCCCACGAGGCTTCAGCCCCCGAGTTTGACCCGGAAATGTTCACACCCGCCGACCACGCTGCCCTTTCCGGCGCGTGGAACTGGCTGAACAGCGTGGTGGGGCCAGCCATGAACAATGGTCCCGGCGGCTTGATCGCCGACGATCTGGCCTACGTCTCGCCGTGGGGTTTCAATCCGGCGCAGATCGAAGCGCCGGTCCTGCTGTTGCACGGCGGACAGGACCGGGTGGTGCCGCCTTCTCATGGCGAGTGGCTTCTGGCCCATGTCCCCACCTCAGAGTTGTGGCGTTGCCCGGAAGACGGCCACATCTCGGTCCTGGGATCTGGCGAGGCGGCGCTGGAGTGGCTGCGGGCGCGGGCCGATCAGGCCGGCGAAATGGCACGCTGA
- the gatB gene encoding Asp-tRNA(Asn)/Glu-tRNA(Gln) amidotransferase subunit GatB, producing MSQVAQAYAVVIGLEVHLQLRTRSKIFSDCPADYHGAAPNTFTDPLTLGLPGTLPTLNREAVELGLMFGLGLNCDVSGFTQFHRKNYFYPDAPKNFQLSQYDRPIARDGFLDIGGTRVRIKRAHLEDDAGKLMHPAYAPYSLLDLNRAGTPLIEMVTEADITGAAQARAFLETVQAIAQALGVSDATPEEGKMRCDVNLSVHKPGEPWGTKCEVKNLNSFRSVERAIEYETARQARVLEAGGRITQDTLGWDEGGGKTFLMRTKEGEADYRYFPEPDLPPLDITPEWIERVRARMPELPAQKLERYLAAGVRVGDASTLSLNVGLSRFYDEALTAGADAQGVAAQGIDAQKLANWLLTDVTGALAATEQSLAQSSLRPAHLASLVRLIDAGTISGKIAKELLPDVLAGADPAALVQERGLSVVTDTDAIDAAIDVAMASDPATVDKVRGGNAKAMNALFGPVMKAMGGKAKPEVVRERLTHKLGL from the coding sequence ATGTCTCAAGTGGCCCAGGCTTACGCGGTGGTGATCGGGTTGGAAGTTCACCTGCAACTGCGGACGCGCAGCAAGATTTTCAGCGACTGTCCCGCCGACTACCACGGCGCAGCCCCCAACACCTTTACCGATCCCCTGACGCTGGGCCTGCCCGGCACGCTGCCCACCCTGAACCGCGAGGCTGTGGAACTGGGCCTGATGTTCGGTCTGGGCCTGAATTGCGACGTGTCGGGCTTTACGCAGTTTCACCGCAAGAACTACTTCTACCCCGACGCGCCCAAGAACTTTCAGCTGTCTCAATACGACCGCCCGATTGCGCGCGACGGCTTTCTGGATATCGGCGGCACGCGCGTGCGGATCAAGCGCGCCCACCTGGAGGACGACGCGGGCAAGCTGATGCACCCGGCATACGCGCCCTACAGCCTGCTGGATCTCAATCGCGCCGGAACGCCGCTGATCGAGATGGTCACCGAGGCCGACATCACAGGGGCCGCTCAGGCCCGCGCGTTCCTGGAGACCGTGCAGGCCATCGCGCAGGCGCTGGGCGTCAGCGACGCCACCCCTGAAGAAGGCAAGATGCGCTGCGACGTGAACCTCAGCGTTCACAAACCCGGCGAGCCGTGGGGCACCAAGTGCGAGGTCAAGAACCTCAACTCTTTCCGCAGCGTGGAGCGGGCCATCGAGTACGAGACGGCGCGGCAGGCCCGCGTGCTGGAGGCGGGCGGGCGCATCACCCAGGACACGCTGGGCTGGGACGAGGGCGGCGGCAAGACCTTCCTGATGCGGACCAAGGAGGGCGAGGCCGACTACCGCTACTTTCCCGAGCCGGACCTGCCGCCACTGGACATCACCCCCGAGTGGATCGAGCGGGTGCGGGCGCGAATGCCCGAACTGCCCGCGCAGAAGCTGGAGCGCTACCTGGCGGCGGGCGTGCGCGTAGGCGACGCCAGCACCCTGAGCCTGAATGTGGGCCTATCGCGCTTCTACGACGAGGCGCTGACCGCCGGGGCCGATGCACAGGGAGTGGCTGCCCAAGGAATAGACGCCCAGAAACTCGCCAACTGGCTGCTGACTGATGTGACGGGAGCGCTGGCGGCCACCGAGCAGAGCCTGGCGCAGTCCTCGTTGCGCCCCGCCCATCTCGCCTCGCTGGTGCGGCTGATCGACGCCGGGACCATCAGCGGCAAGATCGCCAAGGAACTGCTGCCCGATGTACTGGCAGGCGCTGACCCGGCGGCGCTGGTGCAGGAGCGCGGCCTGAGCGTGGTTACCGATACGGACGCCATTGACGCGGCCATCGACGTCGCCATGGCCAGTGATCCGGCCACGGTGGATAAGGTGCGCGGCGGCAATGCCAAGGCGATGAACGCGCTGTTCGGCCCGGTGATGAAGGCGATGGGCGGCAAGGCCAAGCCTGAAGTGGTGCGCGAACGCCTGACGCACAAGCTGGGCCTGTGA
- a CDS encoding cytochrome P450 produces MTPSAPMTEARAAAVGSAINALWEPGSLANPYPGYERVRALSENGVLEAQFPDWRALFLSGHAACSAVLRSPHAISGNGIQNLNGEASEGVRLLQSMMLFHNGMSHQRLRGLVSAAFTPRVVEEQRELVRSLLDSLLDDMAARGGGDIVADLSNPLPARVIMGMLGLKGDDEARFVGWTQSVADLLGGMNQSPELMGRIDADAREMRAFFQDLAEELRAHPQPGLLSAMSAAQDGGERLSGDELLSNAVLLLAAGHETTSNLIPGGLLELSRQPEAWAALVENPRRPNVADELLRVVSPVQFDGRTLGADVSVGDVTLPGGSFTQIMLGAANRDPQVFADPDRIDWERPNSGRHLAFAAGPHYCLGASLARLEISETFAAIATRFPSLRVTDSNPLFKPNPVLRGVQRLDVTVS; encoded by the coding sequence ATGACTCCTTCTGCCCCCATGACCGAGGCCCGCGCCGCCGCTGTCGGCAGCGCCATCAATGCCCTGTGGGAGCCGGGCTCTCTGGCCAATCCCTACCCCGGCTACGAGCGGGTCCGGGCACTGAGCGAGAACGGCGTGCTGGAGGCACAGTTCCCCGACTGGCGCGCGCTGTTCCTGAGCGGACATGCGGCCTGCTCGGCGGTGCTGCGCTCCCCGCATGCCATCAGCGGCAACGGCATTCAGAACCTGAATGGCGAGGCATCGGAGGGGGTGCGGCTGCTGCAATCCATGATGCTGTTCCACAACGGCATGTCGCACCAGCGGCTGCGCGGACTGGTGAGCGCGGCCTTCACGCCCAGGGTGGTCGAGGAGCAGCGCGAACTGGTGCGCTCATTGCTGGACAGCCTGCTGGACGACATGGCCGCGCGTGGCGGCGGGGACATCGTGGCCGATCTGTCCAACCCGCTGCCCGCCCGCGTGATCATGGGCATGCTGGGCTTAAAGGGAGACGATGAGGCCCGCTTCGTGGGGTGGACGCAGAGCGTGGCCGATCTGCTGGGGGGCATGAACCAGTCGCCCGAACTGATGGGCCGCATTGACGCCGACGCCCGCGAGATGCGCGCCTTCTTCCAAGATCTGGCCGAGGAACTGCGCGCCCACCCCCAGCCGGGCCTGCTGAGCGCCATGAGCGCCGCACAGGACGGAGGCGAGCGCCTAAGCGGTGACGAGTTGCTGTCCAACGCCGTGCTGCTGCTTGCCGCCGGGCACGAGACCACCAGCAACCTGATTCCCGGCGGCCTGCTGGAACTGTCCCGCCAGCCTGAGGCCTGGGCCGCGCTGGTGGAAAATCCCCGCCGCCCCAACGTGGCCGACGAGCTGCTGCGGGTGGTCTCCCCGGTGCAATTCGATGGCCGCACGCTGGGCGCGGACGTGAGCGTGGGGGACGTGACCCTACCCGGCGGCAGTTTCACCCAGATCATGCTGGGGGCCGCCAACCGTGATCCGCAGGTGTTCGCCGATCCTGACCGTATCGACTGGGAACGCCCTAACAGTGGCCGCCACCTGGCCTTCGCCGCCGGGCCGCACTACTGCCTAGGGGCCAGCCTGGCACGGCTGGAGATCAGCGAAACCTTTGCGGCCATCGCCACGCGCTTTCCCAGTCTGCGCGTCACGGACAGCAATCCGCTCTTCAAGCCCAACCCGGTGCTGCGCGGTGTTCAGCGCCTGGACGTGACGGTGAGTTGA
- the lpdA gene encoding dihydrolipoyl dehydrogenase gives MTKQMDFDVLVIGAGPGGYHAAIRAAQLGLKVACAEREYLGGVCLNVGCIPTKAMLHAGEQIAAARHAADFGLTFGEQNLDIAKLNGWKDGIVKRLTGGVGALFKANKVTHLIGEASFVDAHTVKVGDKTYTASNFIIATGSEPAKLPGLEVDQQVIVDSTGALMMPDPVPARMLCVGGGVIGFEFSHVYNNMGSKVKVIEFLPSIIPGADADAVKEFAKIMKKQGIEIATETKANKAEKKSDGVHVELENVKTGEKTTEVFDRVLVAVGRRPRTDGLNIQATGATVTDRGFVPANTRQQTDVPHIYSIGDVAGNPMLAHKAMKEGLVAAEVIAGKPAEQDAVAIPGVVYTSPELAWVGLTEAEAKEKGYEVKTGVFPMSASGRAMTLQSTDGFVKMVVEKDTDLLLGVHIVAPHASDMLGEAGLALEMAATASDIALTIHAHPTLGETVLEAAEAVHKQAIHIMNR, from the coding sequence ATGACCAAACAGATGGATTTCGATGTACTGGTGATCGGCGCTGGTCCCGGCGGCTACCACGCGGCCATCCGCGCCGCGCAGCTGGGCCTGAAAGTCGCCTGCGCTGAGCGCGAGTACCTGGGCGGCGTGTGCCTGAACGTGGGCTGCATTCCCACCAAGGCCATGCTGCACGCGGGCGAGCAGATCGCCGCCGCCCGCCACGCCGCCGACTTCGGCCTGACCTTCGGCGAGCAGAATCTGGACATCGCCAAGCTCAACGGCTGGAAGGACGGCATCGTCAAGCGGTTGACCGGCGGGGTGGGAGCGCTGTTCAAGGCCAACAAGGTCACGCACCTGATCGGCGAGGCCAGCTTCGTCGATGCCCACACCGTCAAGGTGGGCGACAAGACCTACACCGCCTCTAACTTCATCATCGCCACCGGTTCCGAGCCCGCCAAGCTGCCGGGGCTGGAGGTGGACCAGCAGGTCATCGTGGACAGCACCGGCGCGCTGATGATGCCGGACCCGGTGCCCGCGCGGATGCTGTGTGTGGGGGGCGGCGTGATCGGCTTCGAGTTCTCGCACGTCTACAACAACATGGGCAGCAAGGTGAAGGTCATCGAGTTCCTGCCCAGCATCATCCCCGGCGCGGACGCCGACGCGGTCAAGGAATTCGCCAAGATCATGAAGAAGCAGGGCATTGAGATCGCCACGGAAACGAAGGCGAACAAGGCCGAGAAGAAAAGTGACGGCGTGCATGTGGAGCTGGAGAACGTCAAGACCGGCGAGAAGACCACGGAAGTCTTCGACCGCGTGCTGGTGGCCGTGGGCCGCCGCCCACGTACCGATGGCCTGAACATCCAGGCGACGGGCGCAACGGTCACTGACCGCGGCTTTGTGCCCGCCAACACCCGCCAGCAGACCGATGTGCCGCACATCTACAGCATCGGCGACGTGGCTGGAAACCCGATGCTGGCGCACAAAGCCATGAAGGAAGGGCTGGTGGCCGCCGAGGTCATCGCAGGCAAACCCGCCGAGCAGGACGCCGTGGCGATTCCCGGCGTGGTCTACACCAGCCCCGAACTGGCCTGGGTGGGCCTGACCGAGGCCGAGGCGAAGGAGAAGGGCTACGAGGTCAAGACCGGCGTGTTCCCCATGAGCGCCTCGGGCCGCGCCATGACCCTCCAATCCACCGACGGCTTCGTGAAAATGGTGGTGGAAAAGGACACCGACCTGCTGCTGGGCGTGCACATCGTGGCCCCACACGCCTCTGACATGCTGGGCGAAGCGGGTCTGGCGCTGGAAATGGCCGCCACCGCCAGCGACATCGCCCTGACCATCCACGCGCACCCCACCCTGGGCGAGACCGTGCTGGAAGCGGCGGAGGCCGTACACAAGCAGGCCATCCACATCATGAACCGGTAA
- a CDS encoding M42 family metallopeptidase: MAKSKTVSVPASVSSTDAELRLDVLMHLSNLPGVPGQEDAVRDFVLSELEGLADDVRVDALGNVIATRTGSGKGSGKKKDRRERVMVSAHMDEIGFLVRFIDDKGFLRVQALGGFDTRNLFARDVTVHARGGTLPGILTPGGKPVHIASAEERKKIPEVKEFFIDLGLDEAEVKRRVRVGDMVTLDHTARRVGSLVCGKAMDDRASVFMLLEVLRYFRKTPPRHDLVAVFSVQEEVGLRGAHTAAYGVEPTVGIGLDVTLAVDTPGVGPDEAVTRMGEGIGIKVFDSSMISTRSLVDEFYDLAEGQGIRAQMEVLAQGGTDGAAIQRSRTGVPTLTLSLPTRYIHSVVESVHVDDLRAGVDLLVAYLE, from the coding sequence ATGGCAAAATCCAAGACTGTTTCCGTCCCCGCCTCCGTGTCCTCAACCGATGCGGAGCTGCGGCTCGATGTCCTGATGCACCTGTCCAACCTTCCCGGCGTGCCCGGCCAGGAAGACGCCGTGCGCGACTTCGTGCTGTCCGAGCTGGAAGGATTGGCCGACGACGTGCGCGTGGACGCGCTGGGCAACGTGATCGCCACCCGCACGGGCAGTGGAAAGGGCAGCGGCAAGAAGAAGGACCGCCGCGAGCGCGTAATGGTCAGCGCGCACATGGACGAGATCGGCTTCCTGGTGCGCTTCATTGACGACAAGGGCTTCCTGCGGGTGCAGGCGCTGGGCGGCTTCGACACCCGCAACCTGTTTGCGCGGGACGTGACCGTGCATGCGCGCGGCGGCACACTGCCGGGCATCCTGACGCCGGGCGGCAAGCCGGTACACATCGCGAGTGCCGAGGAGCGCAAGAAGATTCCCGAGGTCAAGGAGTTCTTTATTGACCTGGGGCTGGACGAGGCTGAGGTCAAGCGCCGCGTGCGCGTGGGTGACATGGTGACCCTGGATCACACGGCTCGCCGCGTGGGCTCGCTGGTCTGCGGCAAGGCGATGGATGACCGCGCCTCGGTGTTTATGCTGCTGGAAGTCCTGCGTTACTTCCGCAAGACGCCGCCCAGGCATGATCTGGTCGCCGTCTTCTCGGTGCAGGAGGAAGTGGGCCTGCGCGGGGCGCACACGGCGGCCTACGGCGTTGAGCCCACCGTGGGCATCGGCCTGGACGTGACCCTGGCGGTGGACACCCCCGGCGTCGGCCCGGACGAGGCGGTCACGCGCATGGGGGAGGGGATCGGTATCAAGGTGTTCGACTCCAGCATGATCTCCACCCGCAGCCTGGTAGATGAGTTCTACGATCTGGCCGAGGGCCAGGGCATCCGCGCGCAGATGGAAGTGCTGGCTCAGGGTGGCACGGACGGCGCCGCCATTCAGCGCAGCCGTACGGGCGTGCCGACGTTGACCCTCAGCCTGCCGACCCGTTACATCCACAGCGTCGTGGAGTCCGTGCACGTTGACGATCTGAGGGCCGGCGTGGACCTGCTGGTGGCCTACCTGGAGTAA
- the pth gene encoding aminoacyl-tRNA hydrolase, translated as MKLVVGLGNPGLKYAQTRHNVGWLVVDEVARRAGAAWLKAKDAEVCEVRLGPAPGEKVLLVKPQTFMNASGKAVAPLFSFYKLDLGDVLAVQDDLDSPFGLLKFRMGGRHGGQNGVRDIIRLLGSEAFARLKIGISRPPAGRDPADWVLSKWHPDEAATLAELVRLGANAVEVWAAQGLAEAQGGFNGTDLRPRPVPPAPVASQPGSSHSVSSESEPQDAEA; from the coding sequence ATGAAGCTGGTGGTGGGACTTGGAAATCCTGGCCTCAAGTACGCCCAGACCCGTCACAACGTCGGCTGGCTGGTGGTGGATGAGGTGGCCCGCCGCGCCGGGGCCGCGTGGTTGAAGGCGAAGGACGCAGAGGTCTGCGAGGTCCGTCTCGGTCCCGCGCCAGGCGAGAAGGTGCTGCTGGTCAAGCCCCAGACGTTCATGAACGCGTCGGGCAAAGCGGTTGCGCCGCTGTTCTCCTTCTACAAACTGGATCTGGGCGACGTGCTGGCGGTACAGGATGATCTCGACAGTCCCTTTGGCCTGCTCAAGTTCCGGATGGGCGGGCGGCACGGCGGCCAGAACGGTGTGCGCGACATCATCCGGCTGCTGGGTTCGGAGGCCTTTGCGCGTCTGAAGATCGGGATTTCCCGTCCCCCTGCTGGCCGTGATCCGGCAGACTGGGTCCTGAGCAAGTGGCACCCTGACGAGGCCGCCACCCTGGCTGAGCTGGTGCGCCTGGGCGCGAATGCGGTCGAGGTCTGGGCGGCCCAGGGGCTGGCGGAGGCGCAGGGCGGGTTCAACGGCACCGATCTGCGGCCCCGGCCCGTGCCCCCGGCCCCGGTGGCCAGCCAGCCAGGGTCCAGTCACTCAGTGTCCAGCGAAAGCGAACCTCAAGACGCAGAGGCATAG
- a CDS encoding DUF427 domain-containing protein → MFRSRPRPEPPRAGQESVWDYPRPPRLERTHKRLEIWLGGEKIADTTGAYRVLETSHPPGYYLPPEAFRPGVLSRARGSSMCEFKGAATYWTLSAGGKVAEAAGWSYEAPTPAFREMAGFVAVYPGRMDECRVDGETVTPQPGNFYGGWITEDVAGPFKGGPGTMGW, encoded by the coding sequence ATGTTTCGTTCCAGACCCAGACCTGAACCACCGCGCGCCGGACAGGAGAGCGTGTGGGACTATCCGCGCCCGCCCCGGCTGGAGCGTACGCACAAACGCCTTGAAATCTGGCTGGGCGGCGAGAAGATCGCCGACACCACGGGGGCATACCGCGTGCTGGAAACCAGCCACCCGCCCGGCTACTACCTGCCCCCCGAAGCCTTCAGACCGGGCGTGTTGAGCCGCGCCAGGGGCAGCAGCATGTGCGAGTTCAAGGGCGCGGCAACGTACTGGACGCTCTCGGCGGGCGGCAAGGTGGCCGAGGCGGCGGGCTGGAGCTACGAAGCTCCAACGCCTGCCTTCCGCGAGATGGCCGGGTTTGTTGCCGTCTATCCGGGCCGCATGGACGAATGCCGCGTGGACGGCGAGACGGTCACCCCGCAGCCCGGTAACTTCTATGGCGGCTGGATCACGGAGGATGTCGCCGGGCCATTCAAGGGAGGGCCGGGGACAATGGGCTGGTAA